The Edaphobacter flagellatus sequence CACGCACCGCTTCTCCCGTCGCCGTCAGGTCCGCGTAGATGCCGTTGCGGAACCGCAACGAACCGCCAATCTTCAGATCGCCACCGCCCGTCTTCGCCGTCAACGACTGCACCTGGAGCCGATCATCAGTAAAGATCAGCGTGCCGTTCATATCGCTCAGACCATTCGGCACGCCATCCAGCGCGAGATTCACCGAATCAAACTGCACCTTGCCGCTCAACGCAGGATTGGTCACCTGACCACCGGCAGCTACCGTAAATTCGACCTTGCCGCTTGAGAGAATATCGGGATCGAAAGTGTGCAACACAGCCATACTGATGTTGCCGCTACCTTTGATATTCAGCTTTCCGCCCTTGGGATCGGTACTGCCGAAGAGCTGGGCCGTTCCTCCCAACCGCATGTCCGTATCCTGCCCAGTGATGTGCACCTGATCCAGCGTTGCCACGCCGCTACGCAAGCTGATGCGCAATGGTTCGGCGGCCTTGAGCTCCACACCCTGTAGCTTCACATCGACGTTGTTCAACTCCGCCGCTCCGCCAAGCTCCTTCGGACTCTTCAGCGGGCCGCTCACTGTCGCGATACCGCTGATCGACGATTGCGCCTTGATATTGCCTGGGCCAAACATGCCAAGCGGACGACTCACATCGAAATCCGCAATCGTCAGCTTCGCATCTGTTTGATAGTTGCCCGTCAACTGCGTCTGCCCATTGAGTCCAACTTTGGCGCCGACAATGGTCGAGTCGGCAGTGAAGTACATTACCTTGCCCTGGCTATGAGCCTCCGCCACAGCTTCGCCTACGGCCTGCCCCTGATAGACCACATTGGCGAGCTTTAGATTGGCGTGCAGACCGGGCTCGGTGATAGTGCCATTGGCGTCAGCAACCAACGTCAGCCTTCCATCTGCATTCACGCCGGATCTTTTCACGGCCTCAAACTTCGCGAGATCCAGATCGTGCCCCTCGATGTGGCCATGCAGATGTTCGCTCGCAAGGTCATAGCCACCATTTCCACTCAGTTGCATACCGTGCGCTTTCAGCACAACCTGTGTTGCCTCAATTGCCTTGCCGTGAATTGCAAGATTGGATGAAATCGATTCATAGGGCTCATCGTATGCGACACCGTTGGTGAACTGAAGATGGCCAGTGCCATTCAGATTCTCCATCGTCCCCGTCACGTGCGCGTTCGCACTGACAGTGCCCGTTATCGGGATCTTTTGCTGTTGACCGACAATCTGCAGAAGATCAGGTACCTGCGCATTCGCCAGATCTACGGTCGCATCCATGCTCAGGGTATCGTCCCACACATACGAGACGACTCCGCGGCGCGAAACCTCCCGCCTGGGCTCAACCGTTCCCGATGCGTGCAACACTGCCGAGCCGCGATGAATCGTCGAGTTCGCTACAGCGATGCCGCTGCTTGGCGAATACTCCGCATCCGCAACCAGTGAGTCAATCAACGCATCCGTCGAACCCATCGCGAACTCAATGTTCGAAGCCTCCACATGGCCCTTTACGTCAAGATTTCTCGCCGCTCCACGCGCCATTCCTGTGAAGTGCAGCGCGCCATGCAGCGATACAGGAATAGCCGCACTGCCCTTCTTTCCGTTCGACTCCAGTCCGAGCGTCGTCAGCAGCTGGTTGTACTCAGCAAGATCATGCGCCGTGAGGTCGACATGCAGTTGAGTCAACGGATCGCCTATGTTGACTCCCAGTATTCCGGAGCCTTCGATCGTCGACTTCGGCGTCTGGAACAATATCTGTTGAATCTTCACCGTCTCGTTGCTGCCCGTGTAGTGCGCCAGCACGCGACCCGTCACAGGAACATCTGACGAAGCTCCTTTACGGTGAACACCCGTCGGATGAAGTTCGAGATTGCCGTCCACCTCGACGGTATCGGCAACATCTTTTTTCGAACCACCCCACTCCACCTTGACCGGTCCGCCAACGGCTGTATCGAAGCCCAGGTCGCCATAATGCTCCGCCGTCACATCCATAATGGTGCGCAGTGGAATTCCGTTCAACATTGCGTCGATGTACGCATGCGATGGTTCACTTTTAGCAGGAGCAGACGCCGGCGCCTTCGATCCGGATGATTTGGTCGTAGAAGCAACATTCTTCGCTGTTGTTGCAACCGAGGCAGGCTCAGACGGAGCAGCTCCCAGCCAGCTCTCGATGCGAAGATCGCCCGTCACCGTGCCGCCTCCAGGCAGCGCAGCCGTCATCTCGCTCAACTCCAGTTCGGCCGGGGTCGCATGGATTTTGGTTGTAGCTTCCACATCATGGATCGACACATATGGATCGTGATAGCCCGCTCCCTGCACCTTTGCAGAACCAGCAACAACAAACGCCGCCGGGCAGCCAGGCACGAGCACAGGGGCAGCCTTCACATCCGGCTTTCCTTTAAGCTTCGGGCGAATGCGCTGCCATAGAGGTGGCTTCTTCACCTCTTGCGGCGTTGTTTCAATGCAGTTTCGTGCCTGCACATTCAGATCGATCGTACCGGCCTTCAGCGTGTCGAGGCCCGTCAATACGGCAATCTGCTTCACCTCAATCAAACCGGACGCATTCGCCTGCCATTCCGGATTCGCAAAGTTTTTGAGCGTACCCTTCGCCTGCAATTGTGAAGATTTGCCGGTATGCAGTTCGAAGCGTTCCAGCACCGCTTCATCTCTGCCCAACTCCGCTTCAAGATGCAGCGCCGATTGTGCCTCTGGCTCTTTCGCCAACCGCGTACGCAGATCGCGGAGATCGATCGTCGCCGCGTACCGGTCCGTGTGGAAGAGGTAGTGCACCTCCGCATCCAGA is a genomic window containing:
- a CDS encoding translocation/assembly module TamB domain-containing protein is translated as MSDEQQTPKPPEEKRSLEERIEARREKIETRLEETRDQVKAKLKKVERSIAARITRGTLWTIGGIVAFLLVVFGIFAWYTTTADFEGRVRTEIVAVLGDTTGGRVELKQVHFDLWHLAVEVDGLVIHGLEAEGEAPYLSVDRVLLRVKIRNFFSRVVSKGVASYISLNYLRVEHPQFHLIVDKDGKTNQPVPKHPTKSSEPVTDTLLDLRAQKVELVNGVALINQRSIPFDLAARDLDAEVHYLFHTDRYAATIDLRDLRTRLAKEPEAQSALHLEAELGRDEAVLERFELHTGKSSQLQAKGTLKNFANPEWQANASGLIEVKQIAVLTGLDTLKAGTIDLNVQARNCIETTPQEVKKPPLWQRIRPKLKGKPDVKAAPVLVPGCPAAFVVAGSAKVQGAGYHDPYVSIHDVEATTKIHATPAELELSEMTAALPGGGTVTGDLRIESWLGAAPSEPASVATTAKNVASTTKSSGSKAPASAPAKSEPSHAYIDAMLNGIPLRTIMDVTAEHYGDLGFDTAVGGPVKVEWGGSKKDVADTVEVDGNLELHPTGVHRKGASSDVPVTGRVLAHYTGSNETVKIQQILFQTPKSTIEGSGILGVNIGDPLTQLHVDLTAHDLAEYNQLLTTLGLESNGKKGSAAIPVSLHGALHFTGMARGAARNLDVKGHVEASNIEFAMGSTDALIDSLVADAEYSPSSGIAVANSTIHRGSAVLHASGTVEPRREVSRRGVVSYVWDDTLSMDATVDLANAQVPDLLQIVGQQQKIPITGTVSANAHVTGTMENLNGTGHLQFTNGVAYDEPYESISSNLAIHGKAIEATQVVLKAHGMQLSGNGGYDLASEHLHGHIEGHDLDLAKFEAVKRSGVNADGRLTLVADANGTITEPGLHANLKLANVVYQGQAVGEAVAEAHSQGKVMYFTADSTIVGAKVGLNGQTQLTGNYQTDAKLTIADFDVSRPLGMFGPGNIKAQSSISGIATVSGPLKSPKELGGAAELNNVDVKLQGVELKAAEPLRISLRSGVATLDQVHITGQDTDMRLGGTAQLFGSTDPKGGKLNIKGSGNISMAVLHTFDPDILSSGKVEFTVAAGGQVTNPALSGKVQFDSVNLALDGVPNGLSDMNGTLIFTDDRLQVQSLTAKTGGGDLKIGGSLRFRNGIYADLTATGEAVRVRLYGLSATANANLKLQGTSTSSLLSGNILITRFGVGQDVDFAAFAGSGSTISAPTDPNAPSNKVRLDVRVTSAPQLDFQNSYAKLAGSVDLNIRGTIASPSILGRIQITDGSATFANTKYQLQRGDIYFTNPVRIDPTIDIDATAQVENYEVTVGLHGTASNLKPTYRSEPPLSEADVFALLALGRTQEEAQLYQEKQLQAGTDPTTSALLGGALNATVSSRVEKLFGVGSVKIDPAFVGTLGNSSARITIQEQISKQITATFATNVNTSAQQLIQVQYDLTHNSSIVVTRDESGVFSIVYKLRRRYR